TCCGGAAGACCACAAGGACGAACACTACCGTGGCAAGACCGCTCAGTTCAAGGTCGAAGTTACTGACATCCGCGCCATCGTTCCTCCCACCATGGACGAAGCTTTCTTTGAACAGGTTGGCGTCAAGGACGTTGCAGACCTGAAGAAGAACCTTGCTGAAGGCATTGAAAACCAGAAGAAGGATGCTGCCAAGAACAAGGCTGTGAACGAAGCTATCGACAAGATTATCGAAGCCAACCCGTTCGAAGTTCCCCAGGCTCGCGTCTATGACCTGATCCGCTGGTCCATGAACCGCAATGCCCAGAGCGAAAAGGACATGGTCGAACCCACTGAAGAACAGATCAAGGCTCTCTCTCCGGAAGCTGTCCGCGAAATCAAGAAGCATCGCATTCTCGACTTCGTTGCCAACGCAGAAAAGATCAAGCCGACCCAGGCTATGGTTGACGAACGTCTCCAGAACATGGCTAACGCCTACCACGTAGACTTCGAATCTCTGAAGGCTCACTTCCGTCAGTCTGGCCGTATCAATGGCCTGCGCGACGAACTCCGCGTTCAGATGGCCGCTGACTTCATCGTCGGTATCCGTCCCGCAGCCGAAGAATCCAAGTAAAAGAGGTTAATGAATGATCATTCCTACCGTCATTGAGACCACCGGTCGCGGTGAACGCGCCTACGATATCTACTCCCGACTCCTCAAGGAGCGCATCATCTTTTTGGGAACTCCCATTAACGATGAAGTGGCCAACAACGTCATGGCCCAGTTGATCTTCCTTGAGTACGAGAATCCCGAGAAGGATATCACGCTGTACATCAACAGCCCTGGTGGTTACGTGTCGGCAGGTTTGGCCATTTATGATACCATGCAGCATGTTTGCCCGAACATCGCTACAATCTGCATTGGTAGTTGCGCCTCCATGGCCGCCGTGCTCCTTGCTGCAGGAACCAAGGGCAAGCGTTATGCGCTTCCTCATTCCCGCATTATGCTGCACCAGCCGTCTGGCGCTGCCACCGGTCAGTCTACCGATATCCAGATTACCGCCAAGGAAATTGTCCGCACCAAGGATACCCTGGCAGAAATCGTTGCCAAGCACACTGGCAAGTCTATTGAAGAAGTTCGCACCAAGACCGACCGCGACTTCTACATGAGTCCTGAAGAAGCCAAGGAATTTGGCGTCATCGACGAAATTTTTGTGCCGCGTAAAGAGGAATTTTAATGTATCGTAGCGGGAAGAACCATCCGACGGTAACCTGCAGTTTCTGTGGCAAGCCCGCAGAGCAGGTGGAGAAGATGATTACTGGTGCAGGCGTGCATATCTGCAGTGATTGCGTCTCCATGTGCCATCGTATTATCGAAGAAGACCGTTCCCGCACAAAACAGGCCGAGGCTGCAGCCGAGATTGCATCCAAGCCTCTTCCGCGTCCCGCAGAAATCAAGGCCCACCTGGACGAATTCGTTATCGGCCAGGACCAGGCCAAGATGGCTCTTTCTGTAGCCGTCTACAATCACTACAAGCGCCTGCGTTACAAACAAATGAATGCTGGCAAGAACGGCGTGGAAGTGGACAAGTCCAACTTGCTGTTGGTGGGTCCTACCGGATCCGGCAAGACCTTGCTTGCGCAGACCATGGCCCGATTCCTGGACGTTCCCTTTACTATTGCTGATGCGACCGTTCTTACGGAAGCCGGCTACGTTGGCGAAGACGTAGACAGCATTATCGTGCGCCTTTTGCAGGCTGCCGATTACGATGTGGCCAAGGCTGAACGTGGCATTATCTTTGTGGATGAAATCGACAAGATCGCCCGAAAGACTGCCAACCCTTCTATCACCCGCGATGTAAGCGGCGAAGGTGTTCAGCAGGGCTTGCTGAAGCTTTTGGAAGGTACCGTGGCCGCTGTGCCTCCTAAGGGTGGCCGTAAGCATCCTGAACAGCCCCTGGTGCAGGTGAATACCCGTAACATTCTGTTCATTTGCGGTGGCGCCTTTGAAACCCTGGACAAGATTATT
The genomic region above belongs to Fibrobacter sp. and contains:
- the clpX gene encoding ATP-dependent Clp protease ATP-binding subunit ClpX: MYRSGKNHPTVTCSFCGKPAEQVEKMITGAGVHICSDCVSMCHRIIEEDRSRTKQAEAAAEIASKPLPRPAEIKAHLDEFVIGQDQAKMALSVAVYNHYKRLRYKQMNAGKNGVEVDKSNLLLVGPTGSGKTLLAQTMARFLDVPFTIADATVLTEAGYVGEDVDSIIVRLLQAADYDVAKAERGIIFVDEIDKIARKTANPSITRDVSGEGVQQGLLKLLEGTVAAVPPKGGRKHPEQPLVQVNTRNILFICGGAFETLDKIIARRVNKGGMGFGADIRSTEENSLSELFKVMEPDDLIQFGLIPEIVGRLPIAVALEELDEDALLNILTQPKNALVKQFKSLFAMDGVELEFEEDALREIVRETMVRKTGARGLRSVLEKVLQRYMFELPGSDTKTLVMTADMVKDGLKPQGKASPATKKTRKKS
- a CDS encoding ATP-dependent Clp protease proteolytic subunit, whose protein sequence is MIIPTVIETTGRGERAYDIYSRLLKERIIFLGTPINDEVANNVMAQLIFLEYENPEKDITLYINSPGGYVSAGLAIYDTMQHVCPNIATICIGSCASMAAVLLAAGTKGKRYALPHSRIMLHQPSGAATGQSTDIQITAKEIVRTKDTLAEIVAKHTGKSIEEVRTKTDRDFYMSPEEAKEFGVIDEIFVPRKEEF